In Acanthopagrus latus isolate v.2019 chromosome 23, fAcaLat1.1, whole genome shotgun sequence, the genomic window TGTTGATGCACAGGTCACCACGGATGCTGCCTGGCTTGGAGTCAGCAGGGTTGGTCTCACCCAGCATCATCCTGACCAGCTTCACGATGTTCTGACCCTcccacacctgcagcacatcagCACACCTGTCAGCTGACGCTCAGGACGCCGTGCAGAACATCGCAAACAACGTTTATATCTCATTTAATATGCAGAACATGTGATGTTTGGTGAAACATGACCACTGgtgttcacattaaaacagattCTACTGAAACTGTCCAATCAGTGAAGACGTCCTGATCACACAGCCTGACTGTTCGACCATataaggagacagagagaaagagagagagagacagagagagagagagagagagagagagagagagagagagacagagagagagacagagagagagagagacagacagagagagagacagagagagagagagagacagagagagagagagagagagagagagagagagagagagagagagagagagagagagagagagagagagagagagagagagagacagagagagagagagagagagacagagagagagagagagagagagagagagagacagagagagacagagagagacagagagagacagagagagagagacagagagagagagagagagagagagacagagagagacccTGACAGTAAAGAGgatgaacagagagaggggacagCTGGGCGAGTGagcacagaaagaaacagagagagagaggtgacaAAGTGgaaagagataaaaagagaaagatatGTGACAGAGTGCcaaagatgtttgtgtgtgtgtgtgtgtgtgtgtgtgtgtgtgtgtgtgtgtgtgtgtgtgtgtgtgtgttaccatggCGAGGACGGGTCCAGAGGACATGTATTTGCAGAGACCAGCGTAGAAAGGCATGTCCTTCAGGTCCAGGTAGTGCTTCTTCATGTGGTCCTCAGAGGCCTGAACACAGTGCACAGAGTAACTGAGTACACAGAGTAACTGAGTACACAGAGTAACTGAGTACACAGAGTAACTGAGTACACAGAGTAACTGAGTACAGAGTAACTGAGTACACAGAGTAACTGAGTACACAGAGTAACTGAGTACACAGTAACTGAGTACACAGTAACTGAGTACACAGAGTAACTGAGTACACAGTAACTGAGTACACAGAGTAACTGAGTACACAGAGTAACTGAGTACACAGTAGCTGAGTACACAGTAACTGAGTACACAGAGTAACTGAGTACACAGTAACTGAGTACACAGTAACTGAGTACACAGAGTAACTGAGTACACAGTAACTGAGTACACAGTAGCTGAGTACACAGTAACTGAGTACACAGAGTAAGTGTGTACATCTACTCTGTGTCCATGCTCTGATACTCCACACTGATTACTGAACTACAGGTACATTTAGAAAAGACATTACAGTGTGTGAAGTCAAAAATGTGGTGAAGAGTGTCAGactgctgtcacagtgtgtgtgtcacacaacAGCTGGGaataattctgtgtgtgtgtgtgtgtgtgtgtgtgtgtgtgtgtgtgtgtgtgtgtgtgtgtgtgtgtgtgtgtgtgtgtgtgtgtgtgcgtgcgtgcatgtgtgtgtgtgtgtgtgtgtgtgtgtgtgcatgtgtgtgtgtgcgtgcgtgcatgtgtgtgtgtgtgtgtgtgtgtgtgtgtgtgtgcagctgtcaTGTGACGCTCTGTTACTGACAGTCTGTGATTCTCAACACAGTCAATCACAGTTCACAGATTAATGTTGGGAAAGTCACCAACTCGTTCATGTTTCTGTCACGTCTGTTCGGAtctctgcaggaaacagaacaaaaaggttctggacatttttcttctcacagtttgtgttgaaGACTTCATGTGATTCTTCAGAACTCTGACTCAGGTCGGATCAGAGCTTCAGTCTTTGTTTCCACTGTATGAACGTTTGACatttaatataatattcattGTGACTGTAATGtgtgaaacagatttttttgaatCTTTTATTTCCCCCcgttaacatttaaaatgccGTATGAAGAGACGAACTCTGACGCggagacattttaatgagaacTCGATTTACagtctctttattttcattctctttGTTTAGAAGCTTGACCGCTGACCTGTctggtatttattttaatttgacatgttttaaattaCCTTCCATAATTTCTTTTACGTATTAATCCTGTGGATTGATCACATGACCACGTCCGTCAGTGCGTCGTCATGGTTACCTGCATGAACTTGGCAGCCACCAGTCTGAAGCCTCTCTGCTCAAAGCGCTTGATGATCTCACCACACAGTCCTCTCTGGACGCCGTCGGGCTTAACAGCAATGAAGGTACGCTCCATGTTTACTGCTGGAAGGCTGCAGAcaccaacgaagaagaagaaacatgtcaGGACTTAAATCAGACATCACAGACAGAACTCAGGTAATAAACATGTCGATGTTCAGCGTTTTCTGTCTGAGCTACGAGGATCTTtcatgattgattgattctgtGGACAAACGTGGCGATCGATCGAGTTTCTCCTCATCAGAGGAGCTGAACTCATGAACGGTCTCGGAGCTTCTGGATGCTGAAAGACGACTCCGCCTCCTGGCGTTGAACAAAACCTCGCCGCTCTctgatgtcactgctgctggCGTTCATGAGAAGCCGAGCTCAGCAGGAGGCCACTTGGATGGTTCAGGGTATAATCAGAGTCCAGGGTCGTGCAGCCAGCTTATGTTCTGCTGATTGGTCCAACTGGATcctaactgtgtctgtctttgtccacagaggatgaacccCAGCACCATCAGTGACCCTCCTAACGTTCCTCTAGCGCTGCCATCAGGCCACCGTGTCCTCAAGACACGTCTGAATCCAAAAGAAAGAGTTTTAGTTCATCTTCTGATTGTTCTGATTGTTGTGAAGACGAGGCGCATTAATAAATGTGAGACGTTATAAAACTTTGTGTGTAACTCCGCCTGTTCTGTGTGTGGTCAGATTGTTGTGGTGTCGTCAGCGTGTGATTGGCTCAGAGCgaacacacacttcatcatctCCAGTCCGTCTACCAGTTCATTCAGTCACGGAGACACTTTGAAGACATGCGGCTCAGTGAACCAATCAGGACGTGGCTCTGcgggggcgggggtggggggaggggctGGTGCAGCTGTTGTGAAGCACATGTGCTCCGACCCGTCACCGCCTGCACCGGTTACCGTCTTTACATTCGCTGTGACACCAGCTTCTGCTTCAGGTTCAGAGGTTCTGTGAAGAGATCGACTGGAGGAACAATCCTGAAATGTTCCTCTGTGACTCTGACTGtccacaaacacatgaagacatCTCAGACGTTTAAAATCACGACTGAACTACAGTTCTGTCAGTTGGTTCTGTTGCGATGAATATGTGAAGGACTACAGCAGGGCTGTCCCCCGGCACACAGCTGACTGATAAAACAGCTTAAATGATGCTGATGGACATTTGACAAGATTAAAGAACTGTTGAATCTGATTCTGTGTGGAAACCTgatcatcctgtctgtcctcctgtctgtccacctgtctgtcctcctgtctgtcctcctgtctgtctgcagctgaagaACATGAGCTGAACATGCAGCTCTGATGTTCACAGCACTCGGTGGAAACAACTTTAAGTTCAGATAATAAGACAGTGGAcgatgtgtgtgagtgtgagtgtggacacacacacacacacacacacacacacacacgcacacagacacacacacgcacacagacaccagGTCCGGCTGGGTTTGACATTGTTCTGAGTGGGTTCATTAGTTAAAGCTCAAAGTTGTAGACGCAGTAGAACTCCTTCAGGTTCTGATGTGAGTCCATATTTACCTGCTTCTGGCTTCTGGTAGGAGAACTTGTGAAGACGAGCACGGGGATGCGATCACCGAGGCCGAGGAGACGACGAAGGGCTGTATTTAAAGGCtgcgggggggaggaggaggaggaggaggaggaggaggctaaaaatgtgttgtgtcagtgtgtgtgtgtgtgtgtgcgtgtgtgtgtgtgtgtgtgtgtgtgagactctgTGGAGacattctttaaaacattttctaaaaatatcTTGAGGTTCCAGAGATGTTGGATGGTCGAACTCAAACTGTCACCGTCGATGACGAGAAGATTCTAAATGAAGAGtctaaatgaaacattttggaaaGTGAAGATATATTTGAAGATTCAAACGTCTGTCGGGGTCACTCAGGGTCTCCTGATGATCTGTTGCTTCACTCAGGTTCATTTGAGCACAGTCTCTAAATATTACATTACCCATAATCCTCAGCTTCCATGTGGAGCTCCTGAGGCTCGCTGACAGCTTCAGACTACAGAAATCTGTACTTTTAATTCgtgcaaagaaaaatgaaattccAAAACGACACgacattgaaaaataaaaccgGGCCACTCAGGGTCGGTTCTGGATGTGAACACCTGATATCTGAGTGAcagagtgaagcagcaggtgaacGAGGTCAAACGGAGGGGAAACAAGGCTGAGCCTGAGCAACACACGCACGTatgaacagcacacacacatatatacacacacagctggtaAATGAAGTCAGAGTTCAGCTGTCGGAGGCTGGAAGTGTAACGTAGCAGAACACGGTCCTGGTACCAGAACACTGGACTGAAGACCACAgagagtaaatgtacttcagtgtgtgtacaggttACATTTCTAATGTACATGTGCAACACAATATGTGGACGTGTCAGAATTGGCTCAGGCTCAGTCATGTCAGCGCTGCCTTGAGCTCAGTTTGGACtcattcagctgctgcttcactccCTCACTCAGATATCAGGTGTtcacacctgctgctgtgtggctgcTCCACACGCCTGACAGGCTGCCCGTCAGACAGGCTgacaaaaagtcagaattcagaCAAACACTTACAGGTTTGAGGTATTTAGTGTTTCCATCAtgctgaaatgtgacatttgatcTATTCTGGATGAAAGTGGGTTTCAGAACCAACTGCCAAAACTTCAGAACTACTTGGACAGATTCTTTTGCCGTACTGATGAAAGGTAACGTTGGACTTCAGCATCTGTGGAAATTTGAATCAAGCGTCTGTGAGCCACGTCCTCGCTGTCGCTGACCTGAACCTTCATTATTTTCTAGACAATTTAAAATGAGAGCAGcggcacatttacatttaaagtccCGCAGCATCGGGGTCGGTCCTGCAGCAGCGGGCCAGTCCTGCAGCAGCGGGGTCGGTCCTGCAGCAGCGGGGTCGGTCCTGCAGCATCGGGGCCGATCCTGCAGCAGCGGGGTCGGTCCTGCAGCAGCGGGGCCGGTCCTGCAGCAGCGGGGCCGATCCTGCAGCAGCGGGGTTGGTCCTGCAGCATCGGGGCCGGTCCTGCAGCATCGGGGCCGATCCTGCAGCAGCGGGGTTGGTCCTGCAGCAGCGGGCCGGTCCTGCAGCAGCGGGGCCGATCCTGCAGCAGTGGGGTCGGTCCTGCAGCAGCGGGCCGGTCCTGCAGCAGCGGGGTCGGTCCTGCAGCAGCGGGGCCGGTCCTGCAGCAGCGGGCCGGTCCTGCAGCAGCGGGGCCGGTCCTGCAGCATCGGGGCCGATCCTGCAGCAGCGGGGTTGGTCCTGCAGCAGCGGGCCGGTCCTGCAGCAGCGGGTCGGTCCTGCAGCATTGGGGCCggtcagcagcagagtcacatCTGACCTACAGCCTGGAGAGATGAGCAGAGCTAACAGAGCAGACTGAGACGGCTTCTAGCCAGACTGTCGGATTTAACCTCAGTGATAAAAGATGAGTTGAAAACTTTAATGAAGGAAGAAGTCGTTACCTCTCTGACAAGATGTCTGCGTTCATCCTGCTCTTCATCTAGCAGCGCGTCCTCAGTCACGACTCTCACAGAAGACACCTGAGCTGCTGTCAACCCCTGCTGAGAGGCTGTTTTGCTCtgtagacacatttttgatgaaCAACAGTGCTGCTAACAGGCTGCTAACAGGCTGCTAACAGGCTGCTAACAGGCTGctaacaggaagaagaaagctGGTCAGTGGCACATGATTAGAAAACAGAGGttcctccaggttctgttgTTTAGCTTCCGCACTGCGTGGTCCATACAGAGACTACCGCCGAGCGAGCCagctaacttccggtttagtGCCTGGCTAACTTGATTGAGGATAAAATAGTATGTAAAAGTGTAGGAGTGCAGCTcctctagactttccaaatgttatcagacCGAGTGGATCAGATCTGGACAGGGACTTGAGTCATGTTGTGTGaaaattgtgtctttttgtaGTTGAGCTGCTACGAGGACTGAGAGCCTGAGCCACTTCCTGCGGAGGAGCGGAAATGACATAATAGACTGTTGAGGCCACGCCCCTTCTGGGTTGACCTTTGTTGATCAAAGCTTGTCTGGTAGAAGACAGAAAGTATTGATCCTGTTGATCTGTGTCATCAGTCACATGCACTTTATCATCTCTCTTCACTGCCAGACAAAGATTTGACTAATGAGGTTCATGAGgggaacaggaaggggcggggcttcagctcACACTTGAGTCAAAATGGCCGCTAGTGAAATTTGAAAGCTAGTTAGCTTCAGCAGGAATTTGCTGAGATGTGTTGTCCTCATGTAGTTCATCTAAAGCTAACAGGTACATTTAGgctgttagctagctgcagCCAGTTTATCTCACTGCCCTGATGGAAAAACCAGCTTccgttgtgttttggtgctggtctatgttGTTTGACAAGCCTTCACCTGAGATCTgctgttttaaacatttctgccatttttcatatatttaaagAAACGTTCAGGAGGTAACGTTCTTTGATAGCTGCTGCGTTGTGTTAGCAGCAGCGTGACTCTgacatacttttactttacttcttCTTAAAACTAAGcatgttaaataaagtttacttTGAATGAAACTACGCAGCAGAAGATAGAACAGTGACGTGCACAACGCAGAACTTCTCTTGTGGAGTATTTTTAATCTCACTGAAGGATTTCAACACGTGTTgctcctctgttcctctctaCTGTAAAGCTAACAGGTGTAATGCTTTATGTAAGTGGGCTATCTGTCTCATCCTGCACCTGTTAcgtaaccacacacacacacacacacacacacacacacacacacagtgctgtaGTCATGCAAACACTCTCCACTGAATGTGTCTTTAATCTGAAGCTCAACCTTCACCCTTCCCCCAAATTTTGACCCTAAATATAAACCTCTTCCTTATCAGGGATGGAAAGCCGTCCTCTGAGGGGGCACGCTGGTCCCGGGGGGATGCAAGGACCCTATCAGCTGAAATCCAAACGCACCTCCCCATTCCTCCCTCTGGAACCCGTCTTGCATTGCGATGTATTCGGACCAGAACCCTGCACGCTCACTGTGTGGCCTCTAAGGTTACTGATCCGTTTTCCTGCTTGAGACggcaaagaaacaaaaccaaaggCAATAAAGGTCACAGAAGAACCAGTCAGCAGAACCAGTCAGCAGAACCAGTCAGCAGAACCAGTCAGCAGGATGTTTTAGCTaatattttacatattgcacctttaaactccGAGTGTGGAGGGTTGTgtagcagacacacacagacgtgagCTGTGGTTGTGTCGTCAGcagtgaggcagcagaggaCTGCTGGTCCCGTCCAATCAGAGACGTCCCTATCAGTCATCAATAACTCTCCAACTGATCAGTTTCACAGCGAGTCATCAAACATCATGTCGCAACATTTGTCTTTTACATAGAGTGTTTTTAAtcaatgtttctgttttcacttctcaaaataaactcaaatggaaacttttttctttttaaatcagtttaaacTAAATATTTGATGCTCGACTTTTAAGAACAGTTGCAGTTGTATAATCATGATGTCAGGAGGAGTCAGTTCTTTACTCAGTGATTTAAAGAGTCAAGACTTGATTTAAATCACAGTTGCATGTTGTTGGACTTCAGATCAGGAGACGTCctataaaacaaaaagtcatCAGTTTAAATTGAAAAAGGTTTTTATATTCTGACTTGTTTCTGCAAGAAATGAAGACTTTACTCTCAAAATATTCACTTTATTCTTGCAcaattattactttattttattaacataAAAAACGTCAACAAAATATTTAGACTTCATTCCcaagatcaaatcaaatctgctCCTCATCACGTCAGCAGGGCAACTGGTTCCCAAAGGTTCCGGTAATATGACACCACCCCTCCAGGCCCCGCCCACTCACCGGCCCCGCCCACCTAGGCCTGCGCTCCAATCACATCGTCTGTTCACAGAAATAAGGACTTGTATTGATGTAAACAGCCACTTCTGTACAAAAACCCCGAACTGAAACAACCCGAGCTTTAGATAGAAAACAACAGAACCATCAAACTCATAAAGATTCAACTGTACAATTCATAAAGTCATAAATTCCTCATCGCTCCGTCCGTCCGCCGTCTCTGTACACATCTC contains:
- the LOC119013327 gene encoding nucleoside diphosphate kinase A-like, producing MERTFIAVKPDGVQRGLCGEIIKRFEQRGFRLVAAKFMQASEDHMKKHYLDLKDMPFYAGLCKYMSSGPVLAMVWEGQNIVKLVRMMLGETNPADSKPGSIRGDLCINIGRNIIHGSDTLENAKTEVNLWFKPEEFVSYTPCAQTWLYE